DNA sequence from the Antarctobacter heliothermus genome:
GAAGCGCCATCCTACGGCGTTCCGGGCGACGAATAGCCCCTGCCCCTTGCGCGCCCCGAGTATCAGGGACAAAGCTTGAGCGACCCAATCGTTCAAGGAAACAGAATGCTGAGGTACACCCTCCGGCAATTGGAGTATTTCGTTGCCGTCGGCGAGGCGGGCAGCATTGCCCGCGCGTCCGAGCGGATCAATGTCTCATCGCCGTCGATCTCTGCCGCGATCACCCAATTGGAGCAGGAATTCGGCCTGCCGCTGTTTGTGCGCCAGCATGCACAGGGGTTGTCGCTGACCCAAGGCGGGCGGCAGATGATGGAACAGGCGCGGCTGGTCCTGCGCGAAGCCTCGGCCCTGACCGATATCGCCGGGGATATTGCCGGCAAGGTGCGCGGGCCGCTGGCCATCGGCTGCCTGCTGACGTTTGCGCAACTGGTGCTGCCCGGTCTCCGGCGCGGGTTTGAGGCGCAATTCCCGGAGGTGCGCCTGCGGCAGGCCGAACTCAACCAGGTGGAATTGTTCAGCGCGCTGCGCCGGTCCGAAGTCGATCTGGCCTTGACCTACGATCTGGACCTGCCCGCCGATCTGCAATTCACCAGCCTCGTGCGCCTGCCGCCCATTGCCCTGATGGGCACCGGGCATCCTTTGGCGGACCGCGACGCGGTCACCATCGAGGAATTGAAAGATCATCCGATGGTCCTGTTGGACCTGCCGCTCAGCGCCGATTACTTTTTGTCCTTCTTCGACAAGGCGGGCGGCAAGCCCGTCATCGCCGAACGCACCCGCGACATGGCGGTGATGCGCAGCCTTGTTGCCAATGACTTTGGCTATTCCATCGCCAATGTGCGACCCCTGAGTGACATTTCCCCGGATGGCAACCCGGTGCGCTGTGTGCCGATCACCGGTAACGTGCGGTCCCTGCGCATGGGGTTCCTGACCGCGCAGGACGCTGACCGGTCCAACGCGGTGCGCGCCTTCATCGAATATGGCATCGAACTGGTCCGCAGCGGACGGCTTTCCCGCATTGGCGGTGAACCGATGGTCTGACCTTAGCGCCTGCCTAAGCCATGCTTTCGCAGGGCAATCTTTCGGGGCAGGCCCGCATGGCTATCCTGCCCCCAAACATCATGGAGCAGACCTTGCGCGATCCCCGTTACGACATCCTGTTCGAGCCGCTAACCATCGGCCCCGTCACTGCAAAAAACCGTTTTTACCAGGTGCCGCACTGCAACGGTGGCGGCTATCGCGATCCGTCGGCGGCGGCGGCCATGCGCGGGGTCAAGTCGCAGGGCGGCTGGGGTGTGGTGTTCACCGAGCAGTGTGAAATGCACCACACCTCTGAAATCACGCCATTTATCGAGCTGCGCCTGTGGGAGGATAAAGACATCCCCATGCTGGCCAAGATGGCGGACAATATGAAGGAACATGGCGCGCTGGCGGGCATTCAGTTGGCCTATTCCGGCATCAACGGGCCGAACCTGTACACCAAGGAGGTGCCGCGTGCGGTGTCCCCCGGACCCATCCGCACCTTTACCAACGACCCGATGCAGGCCCGCGCCTTGTCAAAGGATGAGATCAAGGACTTGCGCCGCTGGTTCGTGAATGCGGCGAAGCGGGCCAAGACCGGCGGGTTTGACCTGATCTGTCTTTATGGCGCACATGGATTTGGCATCTTCCAGCATTTCCTGTCGCGCGCGACCAACATGCGTGACGATGAATACGGCGGGTCGTTGGAAAACCGCTCACGCTTTGCCCGCGAGGTGATCGCCGACATGCGCGATGCGGTGGGTGATACGATGGGGATCACCCTGCGTGTGTCCTTGGATGAGACCATCGGCGATCTTGGCTTTTCCAACACCGAGGTGCGCGAATTTGTGGAGATGAACAAGGATCTGCCGGACCTTTGGGATCTGGCGCATGGAACGTGGGAGGATTGTTCCGGCCCGTCGCGCTTCAAGGAGGAAGGCGCGCAAGAGGCGCTGGTGCGCGGCATCCGCGAGTTGTCGGACAAGCCGGTGGTCGGTGTCGGGCGATTTACCTCTCCGGACGTGATGGCCAAGATGATCCGCAGCGGCACGCTGGACGCCATCGGCTGTGCGCGGCCCTCGATTGCCGATCCATTCTTGCCGAAAAAGATCGAAGAGGGCCGGATCGAGGACATCCGCGAATGCATCGGATGCAACATCTGCATCACCGGCGATATGACCATGTCGATCAGCCGTTGTACCCAGAACCCCACCTTCATGGAGGAATGGCGCAAGGGTTGGCACCCGGAACGGATGAACGCAAAGGGCGACAGCCAGTCGGTGCTGGTGGTCGGTGCCGGTCCTGCGGGGCTGGAGGCGACGCGCGCCTTGGCTGAACGCGGCTATGACGTCGCGCTGGCAGAAGCGGGTACAGCGGTCGGCGGGCGCGTTGCGCGCGAACGTCTGTTGCCAGGCCTGTCCGCGTGGGGGCGCGTTGCGGACTACCGCGAGTACCAAATCCGCCAGAAACCCAACGTGCAGACCTATTTCGACAGCGCGCTGGACGCCGACAGCATCCTTGAGTTCGGGTTTGAGAACATCTGTATCGCCACAGGCGCAAAGTGGCGGCGCGACGGGGTCGGCCGTCAGCATGTGGTGCCCTTCCCGATGGATGCAGCCACCCCGATCTACACACCCGACGACATCATGGACGGGCAACGCCCCTCTGGCCATGTGGTGATCTATGACGACGATCACTATTACATGGGCGGCGTTCTGGCCGAACTGTTGCGGCGGGAGGGATGTGAGGTGACCATCGTCACGCCCTCTGCCTATCTTTCTGACTGGACGGTGAACACGCTGGAACAGCACACGATCCACCGGCGGCTGGCCGAAATGGGGGTTGAGATTGTGTTGAACCGGGGCGTCACCGCGATCGGCAAGGGGCATGTCGTGACCAACTGCACCTACACGGATCGCCTGACGGAAATTGGCTGTGACGCGGTTGTCGTGGCCACCTCCAAGCTGGAAAGCAACGCGCTTTATACCGACCTTTTGGCGCGGCAGGGTGATTGGGCCGACGCGGGCATCAAATCGGTCAAAATCATCGGCGACGCCGAGGCCCCCGGGCCCATCGCCTGGGCCACCTACGCAGGCCACCGCTATGCGCGTGAGTTGGACGGCGAAGACATCGGCGATGCGCTGCCCTTCCGCCGCGAAATCACAGAGTTGGCGGCAGAATGAAAGACCCGTTTCCCTTTGACCCCGCCGCGACGGATCAGATCCTTGAGTGGACCGCCCGTCGCATCGCCGACGGGCCAGACCCGAAACATGGCGCGCAGGCCTTTGCTGCGCTAGAGCCGATCCTCGGCGGGTCGATCACCGCAGACGGCATTGGGGGTGACGCTGCCTTTGACCTGTTCACCAATACCATCGTGCCCTCGACCCGGCCTTTCGGACATCCCACCAGCCTGTCCTTTGTCGCATCCGCCCCTAGCCGCGCGGCGCTGAGTTTCGACGCGGCCCTTGGCGCGGCTGGCATTTTTGCGGGCAATTGGGACGGCGGCGCGGGCGCGATCCATGCGGAAAATCAGGCGCTGCGCTGGATTGCCGATCTTGCCAGCTGGGGGGACAGCGCGGGCGGCGTGTTTGTGGCGGGCGGAACGCTGGGCAACCTGTCGGCCCTGCACGCGGCACGCGAATGGCATCGCCGCATC
Encoded proteins:
- a CDS encoding LysR family transcriptional regulator, which gives rise to MLRYTLRQLEYFVAVGEAGSIARASERINVSSPSISAAITQLEQEFGLPLFVRQHAQGLSLTQGGRQMMEQARLVLREASALTDIAGDIAGKVRGPLAIGCLLTFAQLVLPGLRRGFEAQFPEVRLRQAELNQVELFSALRRSEVDLALTYDLDLPADLQFTSLVRLPPIALMGTGHPLADRDAVTIEELKDHPMVLLDLPLSADYFLSFFDKAGGKPVIAERTRDMAVMRSLVANDFGYSIANVRPLSDISPDGNPVRCVPITGNVRSLRMGFLTAQDADRSNAVRAFIEYGIELVRSGRLSRIGGEPMV
- a CDS encoding oxidoreductase produces the protein MRDPRYDILFEPLTIGPVTAKNRFYQVPHCNGGGYRDPSAAAAMRGVKSQGGWGVVFTEQCEMHHTSEITPFIELRLWEDKDIPMLAKMADNMKEHGALAGIQLAYSGINGPNLYTKEVPRAVSPGPIRTFTNDPMQARALSKDEIKDLRRWFVNAAKRAKTGGFDLICLYGAHGFGIFQHFLSRATNMRDDEYGGSLENRSRFAREVIADMRDAVGDTMGITLRVSLDETIGDLGFSNTEVREFVEMNKDLPDLWDLAHGTWEDCSGPSRFKEEGAQEALVRGIRELSDKPVVGVGRFTSPDVMAKMIRSGTLDAIGCARPSIADPFLPKKIEEGRIEDIRECIGCNICITGDMTMSISRCTQNPTFMEEWRKGWHPERMNAKGDSQSVLVVGAGPAGLEATRALAERGYDVALAEAGTAVGGRVARERLLPGLSAWGRVADYREYQIRQKPNVQTYFDSALDADSILEFGFENICIATGAKWRRDGVGRQHVVPFPMDAATPIYTPDDIMDGQRPSGHVVIYDDDHYYMGGVLAELLRREGCEVTIVTPSAYLSDWTVNTLEQHTIHRRLAEMGVEIVLNRGVTAIGKGHVVTNCTYTDRLTEIGCDAVVVATSKLESNALYTDLLARQGDWADAGIKSVKIIGDAEAPGPIAWATYAGHRYARELDGEDIGDALPFRREITELAAE